The segment AAGTACTAAGCTGATCAGTTTGGGAAGTCTTAACAATCCCATTCCCAGAAGTATTTGTTTCACCACCTAGCCACGGTCACTCACGTAGGACAGAGTATGGCTCTTTTTCACCTAGGGCTGTGCTTGGGGTGGCTGGGAGCTGGGTTTGACCACATCCCTAAAGGGACAAAGTCCTGAGATGGCCAGAGTATATTTAGTGCCCAGGTGTGACCCCAGGCATCATTCCCAGGGACGAAGACAAGAAGGGAGGGGCTTTGGTGATGTCTGTGTCCCATGGCCCCAAGACAGCGTAGCATCATAGGAACCCATTGACTAAAAGCAAAGGGTGGAAATCCATTATTCACTCAGAGACGAAGGGTTCCACATCAGAGAAAATGAATGATTTCGAGAGGGGAGAGCTACCTGGCCAGCCATGGGGGTATCGGGGGAAGCTCTGCCCTGCTGCAGCTGGAAGTGGGTTCTGACAAGGAGAACAAATCTGTGAGAGATTCCCTGAGGCTTCCAATCCTGTGTTCTGGTCCTGCCATGCCAGAACAGAGTACTTGGAGCTTGGAGCTCTGTGAGCCTGGCTGGCACACTCTGTGGCTACCATGAAACAGCAGGAAGTTCTGTTGGCCTTCCATTCCTTCCAAGATGTGTCCTGACTCTCCAGATGATGTTTGAAGACCAGGACTGGGCACGTGTGTGGAACTGCATCTAGCATAGGTTCTGAAAGTCCCCATTCATCCTGCCTCCTTGGGCTCAGGTGTCCATACAACAAGAGGAGTCCAACAGCTGGTGATGAGCTGGGCTTGGCAACAAGCTTTGCCACCTTAAGGCTAGACCTGGAAGGGTCTCATAAGCATCCCCGCATCCCTCCTCTAGATGGCGGTGTAACTACTTATAGATGGGCTCACCCTGAGGGCTTCCAGCTCTGACAAATGATGGCTGTAGGGTCGTTCTGTGAACTTAGGTTTAAGCTGCTCCTACAGAGACTCCGAGACTCAGGCGAGCCTGGCCTACCACCTGGAGCCTGAGTCTCGGTGGCTGTGGGGACAAGAGGGGCCCCTTGCAGAGGCGGTGACGTTTGTTTATCCCCCCAGGATTCTCTCAGAAGTTATCCTCTGATGTAGATATCTGTGGACTCTCTGCACTTGTGGCAGAGAATGATACCTCAGGGTGCATAGAAACAACCCGAGACAGATATCCCCTTAAGGCTAACCTGAGCTGGATCATCCCTCCCTGAGTCCCTTCACAGGCGATTGAACGTTGTATCCTGTTGACAATTAAGATTATCCAGCACATTGGTCTCGAAGGGCAATGAGTTTTATGCCCATTAGTACCCAGGgcaccccccccatcccccccaatCCCTCCACCCCGTGCTCTTTATACTCAGCTACACCTGAGGTGGCCACAGGTGTCTTGGACTTATAAAGATGACGCTGGGTGCTATTTTCTTATCCTCTTTGAAGACCTCTCTTTTCTATGACAGACATGCAACAGGTTTGCCTTTTCATGAATGCGAAGAGGCCTCacgttatgtttttttttctctcctgagcAGTTTACCTAAAGTGGAAGCACTGTGAGAAACCGGGTGTTAAGACTCTAAGCAACTTAAGGAAACTCCTGTCCCAACTCCAGGAGGACCACAGGAAGGACATCAGTGTGTACATTTCAGGACACCTGAACCCCAGGAAGCTCTACAAGCCACCTGAGACCATTTTCCAGCACTGGCGCAATTCCAACAGGACATGGGagaaacccacccactccacaccCACCATCCCCCCGGCCTCCAGAAACAAAGAAGTATCAGAGATGAAGGACGCTTGGGTTCACTTTACAGTGAGCACAGCCCTGCATCCCGATGACACACACAACACGCCACTGTTCAGGTACCTGAACCCACGCGTACAGGCCTCCCGTGCTCTCAAAGATGGTGCCTCCGCGGCtctgcaggaggaggagaaggaactgaaggaaagactTGCATTTTCTCGGGAAAAACACATGAAGGAAGAACTCAGGCTGCCTGAGATGAAAGTGCTCAGATACCCAGAGGTGGTATCCAGCCGCCAGTGCTCCAGGTCTGCCCCAGGCAGGGATGTGTACCGTTACATCAGCCCCTACCTAGCTGGTATAACGAAAGCCGACAGCTACAAGAAGTTCCTGAGTTTCCAAAGAGAAGTGCTGGCAAAGGAAGAAACCCTGAAGTATGACTTCACGGGGAGCAAGGTGGCTGTGGCCCATGAGAACAGACTGAAggaggtaagtgtgtgtgtgtgtgtgtgtgtgtgtgtgtgtgtgtgtgtgtgtatggggaacTCGGCAATGCTGTCAACATGGGGCTGAAGCTCAAAGACCCTTGTGGGCCCCAACTTATCCTGAAGTACCTCAGTGAGGTGTCCAGGCAGAATGCAGCAAAGCTGCTGCTGCCTCTAACACCCAGCATGGTCAGTAAGGTGACGTTGGACAGGGGTAAACTGGTGGTGAATTCATGACCAGCAGCTATGGAAATACTGGGTCTGGACTCCAGGAGAACGTCGTCCCCCTTACCTCTTATCAAAGATGGGAGAGAAGAGTCTGGGCCAGTGATGACACAGGGGCTATTGGGTTAGAAATGATGGGGTATGCTGGTGGAGGCTGTGATGGGTGATGTGACTGTAGGCTGAGAGGGAACCTTGCTTACTTGGGCAGCACACTTTGGGAAGAATTCagtagaggagaggaaagaaccaTGTATGTGTTAGCAAGCCAAAGCCCAGGCTTTGGACTAAGTATACTGTGGGAAAGAGAAGGGTCTTGAGGGTGTGTGTCAGgacagtgtggtgtgtgtgtgtggggggggagtgaGGGGGTGAGGGGTAGAGGAAGAGTCTCTGAGTGCAGAAAGCAGGGGTGGATGAGGCAAATGGGACCtaagcaaacacacacagtgaCCTGGCTCTTAGCAGTCGTGGAAGGGAATCAGAGGCTCTCAGATTTGCCAGCCTCACTGCAGAGCCCAGTGCCTGTGTGGCCTTTTCTGACTGATTTCTCAGGACAGACTGCTCTGAGAGAAGCATGAGGACCCGGACCGTTTCAGGAACTGACTCGCCATCTTCCCTCTAGGAGCTCCAGAAGATATGCACCTGCAACCCTCAGCAGTTCAACAGGTTGCAGGTCTTTGGGGAAATCTTTGAGGATATTTGCAACAGCTCTTTGATCTTTGGGGATCTACTGAAAGAGATTAAGGTAATGGCACACGTTTTCCACAGGAGGGTTAAGAACTATCCATGAGAAGCCTGAAGCTGTGCATAcatgcacgtgcgcgcgcgcacacacacacacacacacacacacacacacacctgcttgtgcacacacaccagcTTGTACACAGAAGGATCTCATGTCTCATAGAAATTACAGTCCCTGTTCCACAAAGGAAGGCATCAGTCAAAGAGACTCGTGGGGATCCACTCACCTTCTTGTCAGTTATGTGCCATGTGAAGCAAGCATGGAGTGATCTTGCTGCTTGGCCCCTATGATTTCCCACCAGAGCTTCCCAATTATGAGTTGGGAACAGCATGGCACATAAGCTAGTTTTCAGAGCTAGGcacttatatatgtatgtggatctttttgggttttttaattTGTTATGATTTTGTGATGGGAGTAGCTGTGTGGAATCCACTTTGAAAGTTAAGTTGTTCAAGGCCTGTACTAGTTAactgtctgttgctgtgataaaacatccaaactaaaagcaagatatggatacaagtgtttattttagcttatggttCCGGAAAGATaaagtccatcatggcaggagccATAGCAACAGGCAGCGGAAGCAGGAAGCTGGTTGATCAGAGGTTCATCCATGCACAGGAAGAGAAGCAATAACAGGAAGTAGGGCCAGGCTATATACATACTCAAGCCTGCTTTTAGCCgctcacttcctcccacaaggcatTACCATAACCTTCCCCAAAagtaccaagtgttcaaacacatgagcctgtggggtaTAATTCTCAGGTAAACCACCACAAAGCCTGTGCTATGGTCCGATTTTCCTAATGACAAAAGATAGGTAATGAGTGAGGGCCATGTGCTGCCTAGCTCCCAGGACCCTGGCCACCTCACCTCCAGCAGGTCTCAGAACTACACATGGCAGAGGATATGTTGGATGCATGTCAAGGTTTTTTACAACAGGAACTTGAACTGATTCCATAGCTGGTAGTCGTTAGGGTTCAATGACAATTCAGTTTTataagtctgtgtgtatgtgagcctGAGCATATAGCAGAAACAGTTTATACACAGGGTT is part of the Mus musculus strain C57BL/6J chromosome 17, GRCm38.p6 C57BL/6J genome and harbors:
- the 1700010I14Rik gene encoding uncharacterized protein C6orf118 homolog isoform 2 (isoform 2 is encoded by transcript variant 2), with product MAEDQEPDFYLKWKHCEKPGVKTLSNLRKLLSQLQEDHRKDISVYISGHLNPRKLYKPPETIFQHWRNSNRTWEKPTHSTPTIPPASRNKEVSEMKDAWVHFTVSTALHPDDTHNTPLFRYLNPRVQASRALKDGASAALQEEEKELKERLAFSREKHMKEELRLPEMKVLRYPEVVSSRQCSRSAPGRDVYRYISPYLAGITKADSYKKFLSFQREVLAKEETLKYDFTGSKVAVAHENRLKEELQKICTCNPQQFNRLQVFGEIFEDICNSSLIFGDLLKEIKDEYELYMAALLDSQPTAQYQRLLAEVRGLENSPRPSCDIDQAKEHLRKVQQAYLEALEHNDKLRNELEAESLLLQSAKEKAANGKMKDEKELTLVEKVEKRRCEIFEKLDEIKALEKHIKENMVHSGVFKIAESGLKSIEDEAIKLETSNRILKKKIKVIESQMKQLLLRSKISEEERQRTSGSAMEMLLLIICPTGASVWNVLHPRLVDRCVLQVTPSTLYVYTYTLYAVHLLFCNFELDKTGLNI
- the 1700010I14Rik gene encoding uncharacterized protein C6orf118 homolog isoform 1 (isoform 1 is encoded by transcript variant 1) codes for the protein MAEDQEPDFYLKWKHCEKPGVKTLSNLRKLLSQLQEDHRKDISVYISGHLNPRKLYKPPETIFQHWRNSNRTWEKPTHSTPTIPPASRNKEVSEMKDAWVHFTVSTALHPDDTHNTPLFRYLNPRVQASRALKDGASAALQEEEKELKERLAFSREKHMKEELRLPEMKVLRYPEVVSSRQCSRSAPGRDVYRYISPYLAGITKADSYKKFLSFQREVLAKEETLKYDFTGSKVAVAHENRLKEELQKICTCNPQQFNRLQVFGEIFEDICNSSLIFGDLLKEIKDEYELYMAALLDSQPTAQYQRLLAEVRGLENSPRPSCDIDQAKEHLRKVQQAYLEALEHNDKLRNELEAESLLLQSAKEKAANGKMKDEKELTLVEKVEKRRCEIFEKLDEIKALEKHIKENMVHSGVFKIAESGLKSIEDEAIKLETSNRILKKKIKVIESQMKQLLLRSKISEEERQALWDLIREYSDIEDVEDVEGDFEMLRKLT